In one window of Pseudobdellovibrionaceae bacterium DNA:
- a CDS encoding pyruvate dehydrogenase, with product MIVVANNRKDKQKGDPKVGGHSSGSTSALHILGALHLFVKTGFDHVAVKPHASPCDHSYNYLLDLFLKSDLSKLSLDEANTAMAGLRAFSQNGEYVLQSYHSAYDPDHHNYFPSGTVGIPPVNAGYLALAYRYAKNHGYEVPEAHFWAVIGDSEFREGSLFEAIPDFAERELGNLTWIIDYNRQSLDGHRITNKEIIGGTDDTRIKKTLEANGWEVIEVRHGKKRQELFKKKDGDKFKVWLEEDLADYELQAMLRVPNGKELREHIASGPIKSAKKIKSFLAEVSDDELYSALRDFGGHDMAALVEAMQKSKLNTKKPCLIIAHTLKGWGLEMAAASGNHSALPSLNEMRELQARQGLDENTPIARFEDSTDAGKFLKKRGEQLYSQIKEQHDIKARNHKHFVSTIEERGGIPDSLDINLKMASYPHTQWMLGQLVAKLTRIANTSLSDSDLEVGHKPLTPFEKSWSVAGDMLVPMAPDVGTSTNLNPAMDGKIYGAHVTEDVETELEVKDKKTPDLVPDEAAEDHYLRFEIAEANVMSCMGSFGRMKDILGLPYMPLMSVYDFFIKRAADQFFYNLYWKSSFILAGTPSGVTLSPEGAQHGWKSDFQIPNQSTWEPYFCQELDWIFCDALKRHFYGENEGRTGVVFRGVTRGVEQKDFLYYLKTQRRFKVGISEDQLLSHVEYPIAGASIESEVGTLPDEEILAQVRHEVLAGGYYLIDYRGYAGYEPGDNVVHIFSLGALTAEAIEASKELLARGVYANVIVVTNTDLLVGNLGYENQYSHLKQTLNVDATLYLQPQLNGNFNASEMVTLSGRRIPIVSVQDGEPGLLDNIGSIVGVKHESLAVRKHSRCGRPKDVYAYHGIDTNSIIEAAGKVLSETAMEGVRVSQRVTQEVQSQSVSGPINNWRELWPQKH from the coding sequence ATGATCGTTGTAGCCAACAATCGAAAAGATAAACAAAAAGGCGATCCCAAAGTAGGAGGACATTCTTCCGGCAGCACAAGTGCTCTACATATTTTGGGGGCCCTACACCTATTTGTAAAAACAGGTTTTGACCACGTTGCGGTGAAACCGCATGCCTCACCTTGCGACCATTCCTATAACTACCTGTTAGATTTATTTTTAAAGTCAGATCTATCCAAACTGTCGTTGGATGAGGCCAATACAGCTATGGCTGGCTTGCGGGCTTTTTCACAAAATGGCGAGTACGTGCTCCAGTCTTATCACTCTGCCTATGACCCAGATCACCACAATTATTTCCCCTCGGGCACTGTGGGCATTCCTCCCGTAAACGCTGGATATTTGGCCTTGGCCTATCGATATGCAAAAAACCATGGGTACGAAGTGCCTGAGGCTCATTTTTGGGCGGTTATTGGTGATTCAGAATTTAGAGAAGGATCTTTGTTTGAAGCTATCCCCGATTTTGCCGAGCGTGAACTCGGAAATTTAACGTGGATCATTGATTACAATCGGCAAAGTCTTGATGGCCACAGAATCACCAACAAAGAAATCATTGGCGGCACCGACGACACGCGAATCAAAAAAACTCTTGAAGCCAATGGCTGGGAAGTCATTGAAGTTCGGCATGGGAAAAAACGTCAGGAACTGTTTAAGAAAAAAGACGGCGACAAATTCAAAGTGTGGCTTGAAGAAGACTTGGCCGATTACGAATTGCAAGCCATGTTGCGCGTCCCTAATGGCAAAGAACTTCGCGAACATATTGCCTCCGGCCCCATTAAGAGTGCCAAAAAAATAAAGTCGTTTCTTGCTGAAGTCTCAGATGACGAATTGTATTCGGCACTCCGAGACTTTGGTGGCCATGACATGGCGGCATTGGTTGAAGCCATGCAAAAAAGTAAGCTCAATACCAAAAAACCATGTTTGATCATTGCCCACACTTTAAAAGGTTGGGGGCTTGAGATGGCCGCAGCCTCTGGAAACCATTCCGCTCTCCCCTCACTAAATGAAATGCGAGAGCTTCAAGCAAGGCAAGGTCTTGATGAAAATACTCCCATTGCGCGTTTTGAAGACAGCACTGATGCTGGAAAATTTTTGAAAAAGCGCGGGGAGCAACTCTACTCTCAAATCAAAGAACAGCATGATATCAAAGCAAGAAATCACAAACATTTTGTTTCAACCATCGAAGAGCGCGGGGGTATTCCTGACAGTTTGGACATTAACCTAAAAATGGCCAGCTACCCACACACTCAGTGGATGCTTGGACAACTAGTAGCTAAACTGACACGAATTGCTAACACAAGCCTTAGTGATTCAGACCTCGAAGTGGGGCATAAGCCATTAACGCCTTTTGAAAAAAGTTGGTCGGTGGCTGGTGATATGCTCGTTCCCATGGCCCCCGATGTGGGCACAAGTACAAATCTAAACCCGGCCATGGACGGAAAAATCTATGGTGCCCATGTGACTGAAGATGTTGAGACTGAGCTTGAAGTGAAAGACAAAAAAACTCCTGATTTGGTTCCTGACGAGGCCGCCGAAGACCACTATTTGCGCTTCGAAATAGCTGAAGCTAATGTTATGTCATGCATGGGTTCATTTGGTCGCATGAAAGACATTCTTGGTCTTCCCTATATGCCGTTAATGTCCGTTTATGACTTTTTCATCAAACGAGCGGCCGATCAGTTTTTTTACAACCTATACTGGAAGAGCAGTTTTATTTTAGCGGGAACTCCGTCCGGTGTGACTCTTTCTCCTGAAGGCGCCCAACACGGATGGAAGTCTGATTTTCAAATTCCTAACCAATCCACGTGGGAACCCTACTTCTGCCAAGAGTTGGACTGGATTTTTTGCGATGCCCTTAAACGCCATTTTTATGGAGAAAACGAGGGGCGAACGGGCGTAGTGTTTCGAGGTGTTACCCGAGGCGTAGAACAAAAAGACTTTCTCTATTATCTAAAAACCCAGCGCCGCTTTAAGGTGGGCATATCTGAAGACCAGCTTCTCTCCCACGTGGAATACCCCATAGCTGGCGCGTCCATTGAGAGTGAAGTGGGAACCTTACCCGATGAAGAGATTTTGGCTCAAGTCCGACATGAAGTTCTAGCTGGCGGCTACTATCTAATAGATTACCGTGGTTACGCAGGCTATGAACCTGGTGATAATGTGGTGCATATTTTTTCACTTGGTGCACTCACCGCTGAAGCCATAGAGGCCTCAAAAGAATTACTGGCACGTGGCGTGTATGCCAACGTGATCGTCGTAACAAATACAGATTTGTTGGTCGGCAATCTTGGATATGAAAACCAATACTCTCACTTAAAACAAACTTTAAATGTAGATGCGACATTGTATTTACAGCCCCAACTGAATGGAAACTTCAATGCCTCAGAAATGGTGACTCTCTCCGGGCGCCGCATACCTATCGTGAGCGTCCAAGATGGAGAACCAGGGCTGCTTGATAACATCGGTTCCATTGTTGGGGTCAAGCACGAGTCACTCGCCGTACGAAAGCACTCTCGATGTGGTCGACCAAAAGATGTCTATGCCTATCACGGCATCGACACCAACTCTATAATAGAGGCGGCCGGCAAAGTGTTGTCTGAAACAGCAATGGAAGGCGTTCGAGTGAGTCAGCGTGTGACTCAAGAGGTTCAAAGCCAATCCGTCAGTGGCCCAATCAATAACTGGCGCGAACTATGGCCACAAAAACATTAG
- a CDS encoding energy transducer TonB: MTRFKFKRQFTAALIISLATHLLLVLSLNLAKDDSPLRPEKSVTEITLIDADTDRTSKDQQPKQVVQQNDQRINDETPEKAKYLSQHNQTVVKETRAKQTGEFKNQARSGQFGESQTEAAPAQKSLATPLKNTQGDLPSLSDLRPQFENKPPSPEKTQQAQAGAPSQTDDYLKDVETGMQTLLSTKEFVYYSYYERIRHRLRQHWEPSIRRKVEKILSQGRSIASARDRITRVMIVLDKRGSLLRVKVLGQSGLHDLDDAAVDAFRAAEPFPNPPQGIIEQDGTIRIRWDFILEA, from the coding sequence ATGACGAGATTTAAATTCAAACGACAATTTACGGCGGCGCTAATAATTTCTCTGGCCACCCATTTGCTATTGGTCTTAAGTCTAAATTTGGCCAAAGACGATAGCCCCCTGCGCCCTGAAAAATCTGTGACTGAAATCACTTTGATTGATGCCGATACAGATCGTACAAGCAAAGACCAGCAACCAAAACAAGTGGTTCAGCAAAATGATCAGCGAATTAACGATGAGACTCCCGAAAAAGCCAAGTACCTGAGTCAACATAACCAAACGGTGGTTAAAGAGACTCGCGCCAAACAAACCGGTGAATTTAAAAATCAAGCAAGAAGCGGGCAATTTGGAGAATCTCAAACCGAAGCCGCGCCCGCTCAAAAATCTCTAGCCACTCCGCTAAAAAACACGCAAGGCGATTTGCCATCGTTAAGCGACCTCCGACCTCAATTCGAGAACAAACCACCCTCGCCCGAGAAAACTCAACAGGCACAGGCCGGAGCCCCGAGTCAAACTGATGATTACTTAAAAGATGTGGAAACAGGCATGCAAACCCTGCTGAGCACAAAAGAATTTGTCTATTACTCGTACTATGAACGCATCCGTCACCGTTTGCGACAACATTGGGAACCCAGTATTCGACGAAAAGTGGAAAAAATCCTCTCTCAGGGACGCAGTATCGCCTCCGCTCGTGATCGCATCACTCGTGTCATGATTGTTTTAGACAAACGTGGATCGCTGCTGCGAGTGAAAGTTCTCGGTCAAAGCGGATTACATGACCTTGATGATGCCGCCGTGGATGCTTTTCGCGCTGCAGAGCCCTTTCCTAATCCCCCACAAGGGATCATTGAACAAGATGGAACTATTCGTATTCGTTGGGACTTTATTCTGGAGGCGTAA
- a CDS encoding Stp1/IreP family PP2C-type Ser/Thr phosphatase codes for MEIEAWGQTDVGLVRSINQDTILVDKNLGLFIVADGMGGHKGGEVASAMAVETVREIVENAKNEGIKLSPREVLAHAYREASLRIYHKSSKENPELQGMGTTMVAALAKGNTMYIANVGDSRAYLFKDPEMWQVTEDHSLVSEQIRAGIISEKEAEQVATRNVITRSVGYEPEVPVDIIERQMHRGEMLLMCSDGLTGMVSDIEIAGICKNESHDLVVSRCVEAAKRGGGDDNISVILLKIQ; via the coding sequence ATGGAAATAGAGGCATGGGGACAGACAGATGTAGGACTGGTTAGGTCCATTAACCAAGACACTATTTTGGTAGACAAAAATCTAGGTCTATTTATTGTGGCTGACGGGATGGGTGGTCACAAAGGCGGCGAGGTGGCCTCGGCCATGGCTGTGGAGACCGTCCGCGAAATCGTGGAAAACGCTAAAAATGAGGGCATTAAGCTTTCACCCCGTGAAGTTCTGGCCCACGCTTATCGCGAAGCCAGTTTGCGCATTTATCACAAAAGCTCGAAGGAAAATCCCGAGCTTCAGGGGATGGGCACCACTATGGTTGCCGCGTTGGCCAAGGGCAACACCATGTATATTGCTAATGTGGGTGACTCACGAGCTTATCTTTTTAAAGACCCCGAGATGTGGCAGGTGACCGAAGACCACTCACTGGTGAGTGAGCAAATTCGGGCCGGCATTATTAGCGAAAAAGAAGCCGAACAAGTGGCAACGCGAAATGTGATCACACGCAGTGTGGGCTATGAGCCCGAGGTTCCTGTCGATATAATTGAGCGGCAAATGCACCGGGGTGAGATGCTTTTGATGTGTTCTGATGGTCTTACGGGTATGGTTTCAGACATTGAAATTGCTGGAATTTGTAAGAATGAGTCCCACGACCTGGTTGTTAGTCGATGCGTAGAAGCGGCCAAGCGAGGTGGCGGAGATGACAATATCTCCGTGATATTATTAAAGATTCAGTAA
- a CDS encoding M23 family metallopeptidase translates to MEKKTYTFLVMSNRRGRSTTLTVSAAWLKAMAFLGGVVAILVVAVGVDYAGLLLKEAENKSLKVENSQLTRQLKVIESKVVSLENGLERVKNFETKLKLITNINPDVYKKYDDRGIYDKSIKDEDRALKLSMGPMPTLGMHEANALDGMEHERGPTSEYLEKDAVFMEKAPLDEARGEIGSERTRSYASLSIRIDRAVSDGSLIETGVMDLYNSLNERRSLMNATPSVKPTRGWYTSRFGYRVDPFTGKPVMHKGLDIAATPGTPVYAPADGIVSYVAYEPGYGKIIAIDHGYGVKTRFAHNSQVFVERGQKVSRYDVISAVGNTGRSSGPHLHYEVRVHDVPVDPINYILDIQ, encoded by the coding sequence ATGGAAAAGAAGACCTACACATTTTTGGTTATGAGCAACCGGCGCGGTCGCTCCACAACACTCACAGTCTCGGCGGCCTGGCTAAAGGCTATGGCTTTTCTAGGGGGCGTGGTGGCCATATTGGTTGTGGCCGTGGGGGTCGATTACGCGGGACTTTTATTAAAGGAAGCCGAAAATAAGAGTCTAAAAGTAGAAAACTCTCAACTTACGCGCCAGCTAAAAGTTATTGAAAGCAAAGTGGTATCTCTTGAAAATGGTTTGGAGAGGGTTAAAAATTTCGAAACCAAGCTGAAGTTAATCACCAACATTAACCCAGATGTTTATAAAAAATATGACGACCGCGGTATTTACGACAAATCCATTAAAGATGAAGATCGCGCCCTAAAACTTTCAATGGGACCAATGCCCACTTTGGGTATGCACGAGGCCAACGCCCTAGATGGTATGGAGCACGAGCGAGGCCCCACGTCTGAGTACCTTGAAAAAGATGCTGTTTTTATGGAGAAGGCTCCTCTTGATGAAGCTCGTGGCGAGATTGGGTCTGAGCGCACTCGCAGCTATGCCTCGCTATCAATTCGTATAGATAGGGCTGTGAGCGATGGAAGTCTCATTGAGACGGGAGTTATGGATCTCTATAATTCACTCAATGAACGGCGAAGCCTAATGAATGCCACGCCCAGTGTGAAGCCCACTCGGGGATGGTACACGTCGCGGTTTGGCTATCGTGTGGATCCGTTTACGGGCAAGCCAGTGATGCATAAAGGTTTGGATATTGCAGCCACGCCGGGAACTCCCGTTTATGCACCCGCTGATGGAATCGTATCTTACGTCGCTTATGAGCCTGGCTATGGAAAAATCATCGCCATCGACCATGGATATGGCGTGAAAACTCGCTTTGCCCACAACTCTCAGGTGTTTGTTGAACGTGGTCAAAAAGTGAGTCGGTATGACGTGATTTCTGCCGTGGGGAACACAGGGCGGTCGTCGGGGCCGCATTTGCACTATGAAGTGCGCGTACATGATGTTCCAGTCGATCCCATCAACTATATCTTAGATATTCAGTAA
- the rpsI gene encoding 30S ribosomal protein S9, with amino-acid sequence MSKDTVYYATGKRKTSAARVFLRPGTGKMTVNGKPADEYITTPAGRVVARQAFQITDTNGQFDAYVTVAGGGITGQTDAIRHGIARALLVVDQDRFRSSLKKAGLLTRDARMVERKKYGRHKARKSTQFSKR; translated from the coding sequence ATGTCTAAAGATACTGTTTACTACGCCACTGGAAAGCGAAAGACGAGTGCCGCTCGTGTGTTTCTTCGACCTGGCACAGGAAAAATGACTGTCAACGGCAAGCCCGCAGACGAATACATCACAACGCCAGCCGGCCGAGTCGTAGCCCGACAAGCTTTTCAAATCACTGATACAAATGGACAGTTTGATGCCTACGTTACCGTAGCCGGAGGCGGAATCACCGGTCAAACGGATGCTATTCGCCACGGAATTGCTCGCGCTCTACTTGTTGTTGATCAAGATCGTTTTCGTTCATCACTTAAGAAGGCTGGCCTTCTTACTCGTGATGCTCGAATGGTGGAACGTAAGAAATACGGACGTCATAAAGCCCGTAAGAGCACTCAGTTCTCAAAACGTTAA
- the rplM gene encoding 50S ribosomal protein L13 yields the protein MKTWNAKSETVDRKWWVVDATDQTLGRLATQIASVLRGKNKAEFTPHVDTGDFVVVVNANKIKMSGNKWDHKTYYSHSRFFGSLKEMTAKELLEKDSSQVITKAVRGMLPKNRLARQIIKKLKVYDGAEHPHSAQKPQAMSPQA from the coding sequence ATGAAAACCTGGAATGCAAAATCTGAAACTGTTGATCGCAAGTGGTGGGTGGTTGATGCCACAGACCAAACATTGGGTCGATTGGCCACACAAATTGCCTCAGTTTTACGCGGAAAAAACAAAGCAGAATTCACTCCCCATGTAGACACCGGCGACTTTGTGGTTGTGGTCAACGCCAACAAAATCAAAATGAGCGGCAATAAATGGGATCACAAAACTTATTATTCTCACTCAAGATTTTTTGGCTCTCTAAAAGAAATGACGGCAAAAGAATTACTTGAAAAAGACTCCTCTCAAGTGATCACAAAAGCGGTACGTGGCATGCTGCCAAAAAACCGTTTAGCTCGACAGATTATTAAAAAATTAAAAGTCTATGATGGCGCCGAACACCCTCATAGCGCACAAAAACCACAAGCGATGTCGCCACAAGCGTAA
- the truA gene encoding tRNA pseudouridine(38-40) synthase TruA, translating to MKIRLHLSYDGTDYGGWQRQNAGKPTVQGTLEKALTRLFDSPVTVRGAGRTDAGVHAASQVAHFLAPKPIENYNLVVGINSLTPSSLAVTEAFVAPDDFHALASATKKTYKYRILNSPTPDPLRSRFSTWVRRPLHLDYLNEASQYLLGLHDFKSFQTAGTDLKTTERRIDTAHWAQVDEYMLEFTIEGNGFLKQMVRNVVGTQLDLFAADAPPQAMKQILDGRDRRLAKGTAAPEGLHLMQVHYPEDLDSRCRKI from the coding sequence ATGAAAATTCGATTACATCTTTCTTATGACGGAACCGACTACGGTGGTTGGCAACGACAAAATGCGGGCAAACCCACCGTTCAAGGCACCTTAGAAAAGGCACTGACCCGGCTTTTTGACTCCCCCGTCACGGTTCGCGGTGCGGGCCGAACTGATGCCGGAGTTCATGCGGCGAGTCAAGTAGCCCACTTTTTAGCTCCGAAACCCATTGAAAATTACAATCTGGTAGTCGGGATCAACAGCCTCACCCCTTCGAGTCTGGCGGTGACTGAGGCATTTGTGGCCCCCGATGACTTCCACGCCCTGGCCTCGGCTACAAAAAAAACTTATAAATATCGAATACTTAATTCACCGACCCCAGATCCTCTGCGCAGCCGATTCAGTACCTGGGTGCGAAGGCCGCTGCATCTGGATTACCTCAACGAGGCTTCGCAGTATTTGTTAGGGTTGCATGACTTTAAAAGCTTTCAAACAGCCGGCACCGATTTGAAGACCACCGAGCGAAGAATTGACACAGCCCACTGGGCGCAAGTGGATGAGTACATGCTGGAGTTCACCATTGAAGGAAATGGTTTTTTAAAACAAATGGTTAGAAATGTGGTGGGCACTCAGCTCGATCTATTTGCCGCGGATGCACCCCCGCAAGCCATGAAACAAATTCTCGATGGCCGAGATCGGCGCCTGGCAAAAGGAACCGCCGCCCCTGAGGGTCTGCATTTGATGCAAGTTCACTATCCTGAGGACCTTGACAGCCGGTGCCGAAAAATTTAA
- a CDS encoding aspartate-semialdehyde dehydrogenase: MKNLKIGVVGATGMVGQTFLGLLDESQLQITELRPFASTNSEGLEVSCQSQSWKIQSLHDGCFKGLDVVFFSSGDDISKEWAPKAVQDGAYAVDNSAAFRMSDEYPLVVPEINGHLVDQLTKPTIIANPNCSTIQLVVALNPLAKKFGLEAVKVATYQAVSGGGKAAQEELIKQTSAQLTGGPEVPHEVFPHTIAFNALPQIGGFNDQGFCSEEMKIMRETRKILSLPDLPVSAFTVRVPVLNVHSEAVWVTLKNDTSSLEEVLKTLGDGPGLQLVKQAQPEEYPHPLSVSGKHPVFVGRVHQDFYDSKTYLMWVVADNILKGAALNGLQIAQKIFQDR, translated from the coding sequence ATGAAAAATCTCAAAATTGGTGTAGTGGGTGCAACGGGTATGGTGGGGCAAACCTTTTTGGGCCTACTTGATGAATCGCAATTGCAAATAACAGAGCTTCGCCCCTTTGCGAGCACTAACAGCGAAGGCCTAGAGGTTTCTTGCCAAAGCCAATCTTGGAAAATTCAAAGCCTCCATGATGGATGCTTTAAGGGCCTCGATGTGGTTTTTTTCTCCTCGGGCGATGACATCAGTAAAGAGTGGGCACCCAAGGCTGTCCAAGATGGGGCCTATGCCGTTGATAATTCGGCCGCTTTTCGAATGAGTGATGAATATCCACTTGTGGTACCTGAAATTAACGGTCACCTGGTCGATCAACTCACTAAGCCCACAATTATTGCCAATCCCAACTGCTCGACAATTCAATTGGTGGTTGCACTAAATCCCTTGGCCAAAAAATTTGGCTTAGAAGCCGTAAAGGTGGCCACCTATCAAGCCGTCAGCGGCGGCGGTAAGGCCGCCCAAGAGGAATTGATCAAGCAAACCTCAGCCCAACTCACCGGTGGTCCAGAAGTACCCCATGAAGTGTTTCCACACACCATTGCTTTTAATGCTCTCCCACAAATTGGTGGTTTTAATGATCAGGGATTTTGCAGTGAAGAAATGAAGATCATGCGAGAAACCCGCAAGATCTTATCTCTACCCGATCTGCCCGTGAGTGCATTTACGGTGAGAGTGCCCGTATTGAATGTTCACAGCGAAGCGGTTTGGGTGACCTTAAAAAATGACACGTCTTCTCTTGAAGAAGTATTAAAAACTCTAGGCGATGGCCCCGGCTTGCAACTTGTAAAACAAGCACAACCCGAAGAATACCCCCATCCACTTTCAGTTTCTGGAAAACACCCCGTATTTGTTGGTCGCGTACACCAAGATTTTTACGATTCAAAAACCTACCTAATGTGGGTAGTGGCAGACAACATTCTAAAAGGCGCCGCCCTAAATGGACTACAAATAGCCCAAAAAATTTTCCAAGACCGATAG
- the pssA gene encoding CDP-diacylglycerol--serine O-phosphatidyltransferase, with protein sequence MSKKKSNLKSSDQRKKSDRVRVNIYVLPNLLTTANMFFGFFAIIYTINGDYLMSAYAIVAAAVFDLLDGRVARLTHATSKFGAEYDSLSDLVSFGLAPGLLLFLWALEPFGRLGWLASFFYVACGALRLARFNVQKEIVDPAYFQGLPIPMAAGIVASSVLAFDDLGWDPSRSWILYGITVGLGFAMVSNFRYRSFKDLDLKQRLPFPFLVAAVFVFAMIAVRPEVMLFVTFLTYAGLGLIFGVLKIGKQRKVRDPVMNVDGSSDDSEEVVPEYDDDH encoded by the coding sequence ATGTCGAAAAAGAAATCAAATCTAAAGTCTTCTGACCAAAGAAAAAAAAGCGACCGCGTAAGAGTGAACATCTACGTATTGCCGAACCTACTGACCACGGCAAATATGTTTTTCGGCTTTTTTGCGATCATTTACACAATCAATGGTGACTACCTGATGTCGGCCTATGCTATTGTGGCCGCAGCTGTGTTTGATTTGCTCGATGGCCGAGTGGCTAGGCTCACACACGCCACAAGTAAGTTTGGTGCCGAGTATGACTCACTTTCAGATCTTGTCAGCTTTGGCCTGGCACCGGGGTTGTTATTATTTCTATGGGCTCTTGAACCGTTTGGGCGATTGGGCTGGCTAGCCAGTTTCTTTTACGTGGCTTGTGGGGCTTTGCGGTTAGCTCGCTTTAACGTACAAAAAGAAATTGTGGACCCCGCCTACTTCCAAGGGCTACCCATTCCCATGGCCGCGGGCATTGTGGCAAGCTCTGTGTTGGCGTTTGATGATCTCGGCTGGGACCCCTCTCGGTCGTGGATTTTATACGGAATTACTGTGGGCCTTGGTTTTGCGATGGTGAGTAATTTTCGATACCGAAGCTTTAAAGATCTCGATCTGAAACAGCGCCTGCCCTTTCCATTTTTGGTGGCTGCGGTTTTTGTTTTTGCGATGATTGCCGTACGTCCCGAAGTCATGCTGTTTGTCACTTTTCTCACCTATGCAGGACTTGGCCTGATTTTTGGTGTTTTAAAAATCGGTAAACAGCGAAAAGTGCGTGATCCGGTGATGAATGTAGATGGAAGTTCTGATGACAGTGAAGAAGTCGTACCTGAATATGACGATGACCACTGA
- a CDS encoding CPBP family intramembrane metalloprotease, with translation MRNKKSQKFIGIGLLAFYIITRFLFPAYVESVVDSGGYIIEVLVILVASLIFRDRISFRVRNPRQLFLDALVAIAAGFFMYFGLKTAGINNPLTFNNTEETLSRIFTASLLIELLFRHALFHPTEDLLKKHWPTTLVTAALTAYAFLGSIFYTHQQLHTFIYYQSSWMLLMGIWWGFRYFTTRSLTVPVTCHVAFNFGFYLGLILM, from the coding sequence ATGAGGAACAAAAAATCTCAAAAGTTTATCGGTATTGGTCTTTTAGCGTTTTATATAATAACTCGTTTTCTTTTCCCTGCTTACGTCGAAAGCGTCGTGGACTCTGGCGGATACATCATCGAAGTTTTGGTAATTTTAGTTGCAAGTCTAATTTTCCGCGACCGTATTTCGTTTAGAGTCCGAAACCCACGCCAATTATTTTTAGATGCACTGGTCGCCATAGCTGCCGGTTTTTTTATGTATTTCGGACTAAAAACTGCCGGCATTAATAATCCTCTTACCTTCAATAACACCGAGGAAACTCTATCGCGGATTTTTACCGCGTCACTGTTAATTGAACTTCTGTTTAGGCATGCCCTTTTTCATCCCACCGAAGATTTGTTGAAAAAGCACTGGCCCACCACCCTAGTCACAGCGGCCCTGACAGCCTATGCCTTTCTCGGCTCTATCTTTTACACCCATCAGCAGCTTCACACATTCATCTATTATCAGAGCAGCTGGATGCTCCTGATGGGAATCTGGTGGGGTTTTCGATATTTCACAACGCGATCACTTACCGTGCCCGTCACCTGCCATGTGGCGTTTAATTTTGGCTTCTATCTTGGTTTGATTTTGATGTAA